The stretch of DNA AGTGTGGCCGGGCTGCTCGGCGAGACGCCGGGCGAGGCCGACCCGGTGGTCCGGGGCGGGGCGATCGAGCCCGGCCTCGCGGGCGGCTGGGGCTACCGGCGGGCCGGGGCACCCGGCCGGGCCATGCAGGCCCTGCACGTCCAGGTGCCGCCCTCGCTCCAGGACGCGGTCGTCCGCGTGCACCCGGGCGAGGAGTGGCTCTACGTGACCAGGGGACGGCTGCGGCTGACCCTCGGCGAGCGCACCCACCTGTTGGAGGAGGGCGACTCGGCCCACTTCGACTCGCTCACCCCGCACTGCATCGCCGCCGATTCGGCGTCCGGTGTCGAACTGCTCTTCCTGCACACCCTGCTCCAGAGCCCCGGCGGCGAACTCTGCCTCGGCGGCCCCCACCGATAGGGAGGAACGTCATCATGACCCAGGAGACCATCGCCCCGGCCGGCCCGCTCACCACCGACGCCGGGCGCCGCACCGACAACCGGGTGTGGATCCGGGCCGCCATCTACATCGGCGCCACCCACTTCTTCGCCGGCTTCGTGATCCTGCTGTTCGAGCTCGGTTCGCGGAAGTAGCGACGCTGG from Kitasatospora sp. MMS16-BH015 encodes:
- a CDS encoding DUF6126 family protein; this encodes MTQETIAPAGPLTTDAGRRTDNRVWIRAAIYIGATHFFAGFVILLFELGSRK
- a CDS encoding helix-turn-helix domain-containing protein, which codes for MSEDQEVEGLGARLREHRLSSRYTLETAAARVGLSPAYLSRLETGQRQPSLPVLLGLARTYGTSVAGLLGETPGEADPVVRGGAIEPGLAGGWGYRRAGAPGRAMQALHVQVPPSLQDAVVRVHPGEEWLYVTRGRLRLTLGERTHLLEEGDSAHFDSLTPHCIAADSASGVELLFLHTLLQSPGGELCLGGPHR